A window of the Clupea harengus chromosome 8, Ch_v2.0.2, whole genome shotgun sequence genome harbors these coding sequences:
- the kcnj15 gene encoding ATP-sensitive inward rectifier potassium channel 15, translated as MTTKKAQVRRVVSKDGHNNVKIENVEGMVKLYLHDIWTTVVDMKWRYKLTLFASTFVMTWFIFGVLFYLIGMANGDFDSDLPSNHTLCVINVETLTGAYLFSLESQTTIGYGFRYISEECPLAIFTLVAQLVITGLAEIFVTGALLAKLARPKKRAETIKFSQSAVVCKHEGKLCLMVRVANMRKSLLIQCNLTGKLLFPYVTQEGEKTQIQQASVDFQLDSSGECPFLSLPLTFYHVLDVSSPLAGLTAENLQTRDFELLVTLNATMESTAATCQSRTSYVAQEILWGYEFKPVLFTTPRGRYVADFNFFDKMQLCNDSTLLSNHTEKLQLEEVYRKE; from the coding sequence ATGACCACTAAAAAGGCCCAGGTGCGACGGGTCGTGTCGAAGGATGGACACAACAACGTGAAGATTGAGAATGTCGAGGGCATGGTGAAGCTGTATCTCCATGACATCTGGACCACGGTGGTGGACATGAAGTGGCGCTACAAGCTAACTCTTTTTGCCTCGACATTTGTGATGACCTGGTTCATCTTCGGCGTTCTCTTCTATCTCATCGGCATGGCCAACGGAGACTTTGACAGTGACCTGCCTTCGAACCACACTCTCTGTGTGATCAATGTGGAGACTCTCACCGGGGCGTACCTGTTTTCCCTGGAGTCTCAGACCACCATAGGCTACGGCTTCCGTTACATTTCAGAGGAGTGCCCACTTGCCATCTTCACTTTGGTGGCCCAGCTGGTGATCACTGGCCTGGCGGAGATCTTTGTCACAGGGGCACTGTTGGCTAAGCTGGCGCGCCCCAAGAAGAGAGCAGAGACTATAAAGTTCAGCCAGTCAGCTGTGGTCTGCAAACACGAGGGGAAGCTGTGTCTGATGGTCAGGGTAGCGAACATGAGGAAAAGCCTGCTGATCCAATGTAATCTGACAGGCAAGCTTCTTTTCCCCTACGTAACACAGGAAGGGGAGAAAACCCAAATCCAGCAGGCCAGTGTGGACTTCCAGCTGGACTCCAGCGGGGAGTGTCCCTTCCTCAGCCTTCCTCTGACATTTTACCATGTCCTGGATGTGAGCAGTCCGTTGGCAGGTCTCACTGCAGAGAACCTGCAGACCAGAGACTTTGAGTTACTGGTGACACTCAATGCAACCATGGAGTCAACAGCTGCCACTTGCCAGAGTCGCACGTCCTATGTGGCCCAGGAGATCCTGTGGGGTTACGAATTTAAGCCAGTGCTCTTTACCACTCCAAGGGGGCGCTATGTGGCTGACTTCAACTTCTTTGACAAAATGCAACTGTGCAATGACTCCACCCTGCTCAGCAATCACACTGAGAAGCTTCAGCTTGAAGAGGTGTATCGTAAAGAGTAA